GCATTCTGAACGACGGTGACTTGAGGGCCTGCACAAAGGCCACCACCCCACCGATGATCAGGAGCACGGCCAGCCACAGCCAGTCGCGGAAGAAATCGCTGATGACGATCATGACCCGGGTCAGCGCAGGCAGGCCCTCTTCGTTGCGGGCAAACACCTCCACCATGCGCGGCACCACGTAGGTCATCATCAGGGTGATAATGACAATGGAGAACACCAGGATGAAGGCCGGGTAGATCATCGATTGCATGACCGAACGGCCGGTGTCGTGACGGTTTTCCAGGTATTCGGCCAGTTGCTCCAGCACCTGCTCCAGATGCCCGCTCTGCTCACCGGCGGCCACCGTGGCCCGGTACATCTCCGGGAAGGCCCGCGGGAACTCGGCCATGCTTCGGGCCAGGCTGTAGCCCTCGGTCACTTTGGCCCTGACTGCCAGAACGATGCGTTCGATGTGCGGTCGCCCGGCCTGGCGCGCAACCGCAGACAGCGCCTGCTCGATCGGCAGTCCGGAGCGGATCAGGGTCGCCAGCTGGCGGGTAATGAGCGCCTGTTCTGCTGTATTCAGCCGCCCGGCACGGGACAGGCTGGAAAAGAGTGTGGCCCCGCCCTTGCGATCGCGCGCCTCGCGCACTTCAAGAGGCACCCAGCCCTTGTCACGCAGGGCCTGGCGCACCTGGCGCGCGCTGTCGCCCTCCTGCATGCCTTTGCGGACCTTGCCACGGGCATCCAGGGAGCGGAATTCAAATGCGGGCATGGCGTGTGCTTCCCTTCTCAGCCTTCACGGGTCACCCGCAACACTTCCTCGATAGTGGTGTCGCCGGCCAGCACCTTGCGCCAGCCGTCGGTGCGGATGCCGGGCGTACGTGTCCGGGCATGCCGCTCCAGATGCTGTTCGCTGGCCCGGTCGTGGATCAGCTCACGCATCTGATCATCCACCACCACCAGTTCATAAATCCCGGTGCGGCCCCGATAACCCTGCTGGTTACAGTGGTCACAGCCCTTCGGGTGGTACAGGGTGACCTGCTGGTCCTCGCCCAGCCCCATCAGCTTGCGCTCGCTGGCGGAGGCCTCATAGGGCGTCTTGCAGTCACTGCACAGCACCCGTACCAGGCGCTGGGCCATCACGCCCAGCAGGCTCGATGAGAGCAGGAAAGGCTCGATCCCCATGTCCTGCAGCCGGGTGACCGCGCCAACGGCCGTATTGGTGTGCAATGTCGACAGCACCAGGTGGCCGGTGAGCGAGGCCTGGACCGCGATTTCTGCGGTTTCCAGATCACGAATCTCCCCGATCATCACCACATCCGGGTCCTGACGGAGGATCGCACGCAGCCCCCGGGCAAAGGTCATGTCGACCTTGTTGCTGACCTGGGTCTGGCCGATGCCTTCCAGCTGGTATTCCACCGGGTCTTCCACGGTGAGGATGTTGCGCGAACTGTCATTCAGCTCGGTCAGACTGGCATAGAGGGTGGTCGTTTTCCCGGAACCGGTGGGGCCGGTCACCAGAATGATGCCGTGGGGCTTGTGGATCTGCTGCATCATTTCCTGGTAGCAGACATCGCCCATCCCCAGATGACCGAGTTGCAAACGCCCGGCCTGCTTGTCCAGCAGACGCAGCACCACCCGCTCGCCGTTGGTGGACGGCATGGTGGACACCCGCACGTCCACGTCACGACCACCAATGCGCAGGGAAATACGACCATCCTGCGGAATACGCTTCTCGGCAATGTCCATGCGCGCCATGACCTTGATGCGGGAAACCAGCAACGGGGCCAGCTCCCGGCGTGGCGCCAGCACCTCGCGCAGCACGCCGTCCACGCGCATGCGCACCAGCAGGCGCCGTTCAAAGGTCTCGATATGGATATCGGAGGCATTCTCGCGGATGGCCTCCTGCAACAGGGCGTTGATCAGCCGGATGATCGGAGCGTCATCCTCCTGCTCCAGCAGATCGGAGGTCTCCGGCAGGGCTTCCGCCAGGCTGGCCAGGTCGATGCCATCCAGATTGTCGGCCGCCTCGGCGGCGGCCCCCCGCTGCTGCTCGTAGGTGATGGCCATGGCACCGGCAAAGCCGCCCTCGTCCAGGGTCACCACACGCGGCAATTCCCCGAGCCAGCGACGTACCTCGGCCAGAATCTGGATGTCCACCGGGGGCACACAGCACAGCTCGCGCTGCCCGGCCGCCGTACGCAGCATCACCTTGTGCCGGCGGGCATAGCTGTATGGCAGGACATCACGGGCAGCGACTGCCGGGGTGAGGTCCTCCTCCAGGTCTGTTTCCATCTCTGCGTCGGCCATGGTCTCGGGCTCTGGTATCGGTGCTTCTGTTAATACTTCTCCATGAGCGCTTCGACAATGCAGCGGCCGGTCTCGTTCATGTCGAGAAACTGGAATCCGGCGTGAAACTCCCCACTGTCCTGCCCGGCACCTGCCGGGCTGCACCAGACGGCGCGGGCATCAAAGCTCATGGTGTTCAATCCGTTGATCTGCTCCGGCAGCACCACCGACAACGCCATCCGCTGCCCTTCTTCGATGGCCTTGCGGGTGGACAGCTTGAAGCCGTCGATGCTGACGTTCAGCAGCCGCCCTACATTGCCACCAGTTGTGCGATCGAACAATACCATCTCGCGGAAGACTTTCTTGCGCGGATAACGCCTTGCATCGCGCGCCTGGCGCTCGGGGGACGACAAATCCTCGCCGGTCAGCTCCCTGAACAGCACCACACAGCCATTGAAGGCGTCCCCCTGCTGATTGATCGGGCTGGCGCTGATCTCGATACAGCGGGTCTGATCACCTCTGGCCCGGGCGTACAGGGGTGCGTCATTGCGCCAGGTCGCGCCCTCCTGGCAGTGGCGCAGCAGATCGGAGCTGTCCCATTGCCACGGCGTCTGCCCATCGGCGTCGCTGAACAGCACCTGTTCCAGGGCATTGCCCACCAGGTCGTCGCGATCACAGCCCAGCAGTGTGCAGGCCGCATCATTACAGAAGGTCACCCTGCCCTGTTCGTCGGTGCCGAGCACCCCTTCACCGAGTGCCTGCAACAGGCGCTCGTTCTCGTCCTTGAGTCGTTTCATCTGTACGACGGCCTGCTGCAGTTTGCGTTTCTGCATATCCAGGTCGAGGAAGACATTGACCTTGGCTTCCAGTATCTGCTGGTCAATGGGCTTGAACAGGTAGTCGACAGCGCCCGCCTGGTAGCCCTTGAAAACGTAGCTCTGTTCCTTGCTGATGGCCGTGACGAAAATGATCGGGATACTGCGCGTGCGGCGATTTTGCCGCATGAGTTCAGCGACTTCGAAGCCATCCATCTCGGGCATCTGCACGTCCAGCAGCACCAGTGAGAAGTCCTGCTTGAGCGCCAGCTGCAACGCTTCATTGCCGGAAGTGGCCATCACCAGATTGCGATTTGGCGCCTCAAGGATGGCTTCCAGCGCAATGAGATTTTCCCTGTGATCGTCAACGACGAGAATATTTTGCCTGATCATGCCTGCAACCCGAAAACAAGCGCTGAAATCATGTCACCCATGTCATCCAGATCATGGATTTCGTCCACACACCCTGTGGCAATAGCGGCCTCGGGCATGACCCGCGCTTCGGCGGTTACCGGGGACTGCGCCATGGTGATTCCCCCTCGTTGTTTTATATACGTTATACCGGCTGCCCCGTCATCATTGGCGCCAGTGAGGATAATGCCAAGTACATTGCTGCCAAAGACGTGACCGGCGGAAAAAAACAGCTCATCAATCGATGGCCGCGAGTAGTTTACTGGCGCCGCCAGTGAAAAACATACCGTGTGGTCCACATCCACGAGCATGTGATAACCCGGCGGTGCCACATAGACACTCCCCGGTTCCAGGGGCGTCTTGTCCGTTGGCGCCACGACCCGCAAGGCAGTGCGGGTATCCAGTATCCAGGGCAGCTTGTCACCCCCGGAGGGATGCTGATGTTGCACCAGCAGTACCGGCACCGGCAGGTTCGCGGGCAGTTTGCCCAGAATGCGCGTGTAGGCGTCCAGTCCACCCCAGGAGGCGCCCATCACCACTGCCTGAATCCGTTGCTGCATCACACCTCGCCATCAGCGGTCCTGCTCACTTGCCGCCGCGCTGTTTTTCTGCCTCGTACGCCGCCCGATAGGCCTGCGCTTCCTTGAGTTTTGCCTGCAATTCCCGACGCTGCTCGTCCAGTTGCAGGAAGAAGTTCACCTTGCTCTGCAGGATCAACGGATCCAGCGGCTTGAACAGATAGTCCACCGCGCCGGACTGATAGCCCTTGAAGACATACTTCTGCTCCTTGCTGATGGCCGTCACAAAGATGATCGGGATGTTCTGGGTATCCTTGCGTTGCCGCATCAGCTCCGCCACCTCGAAACCATCCATGCCCGGCATCTGCACGTCCAGCAGCACCAGCGAGATATCCTCCTTGAGCAGGACCTTCAGCGCCTCGGGCCCGGAGTGGGCCTTGATCAACTCACGGTTGGGCGCCTCCAGGATGGCATCCAGCGACACCAGATTGGCGGGCTGGTCATCGACCATCAGTATCTTCTGCTGAATCATCGTGTGTCTCTTTTCATCAACTGTCGTTTGCGGAAGATCCGCATATCCGCCACGACCGGTTCAAAGTGCTCCTCGCAAGCGGAAAAGCGCAGACTCTCCTTGGTGCCCAGACACAGGTAACCGCCCATGTCGAGGCTGTCCCGGAACAAACGGAAAACCCGCTGCTGAAGCTCGCGATCAAAGTAGATCAGGACATTTCGACACACTATCACGTTCATTTCGCCGAAAACCTGATCTGTCGCCAGATCATGATCGGCAAACACGATATTGCGCTTGAGGCGCTGATCCATGATCACACCGTCGTACTTGGCCGTGTAATAGTCTGCCAGTGAGCTCTTGCCACCTGCCCGGCGGTAGTTCTCACTGTACTGCTTTACCGCCGCATAGGAGTAGATGCCCTTCTTGGCCGCGGCCAGGACATTCTTGTCGATGTCGGTGGCATACAGCATGGCACGGTCGTACAGGCCCTCTTCCTCCAGCATGATCGCCATGGAGTAGATTTCCTCACCGGTTGCACACCCTGCGTGCCATATCTTGATGAACGGGAAGGTCTTGAGTACCGGAATGACCTCGTCGCGAAACGCCCGGTAGAACTCCGGGTCACGGAACATCTCGGTGACGTTGACTGTCAGGTCGTTCAGCAGCGTGACGAAAAACTGCTGGTCACGCAGTACCTTGTCCGTCATCGCCATGATGGATGGCAGCCCCGACATCCCGAGCCGATGCAGTACCCGGCGGCGCAGCGAGGCCTTGCTGTAGCTGCGGAAGTCATACCCGTACAACTGGTATATCGCTTCCAGCAGCAGGCGAATCTCGATGTCCTCGAGATTGACCTGCTCGTCGCTGATCGGCGCGGATGCCGGTTCTGGCGTTTTCATTTCATCCTGCTCCACTTACTTGTGCAGCCAGACACGCATGAGCGAGGTGAGTTTCGCCATGTCGATGGGTTTGGAGCAGTAGTCGTTCGCCCCGGCGTCGATACATTTGGCCCGATCGTCCTTCATGGCCTTGGCGGTCAGCGCCAGGATCGGCAACTTCTGGAAGCGATCCTGGGCACGAATCCGGCCCATGGCCTCGTAGCCATCCATTTCCGGCATCATGATGTCCATCAGGACGATATCCATGTCGGCGTCCTTGTCCAGCACCTCCAGTGCCTCGCGACCATTATTGGCAATGGTGATGTCGAAACCGAGCTCTTCGAGCTGGGCTGACAACGCATAGATATTGCGCATGTCGTCATCCACCAGCAGCAGCTTCTTGTCTTCGAACACATCATCCCGGTGCTCCACGGCACGTGCTGCATTGCGCGCATGCGAGGGCAAGGTCGATTCCAGCCAGTGCAGGAACAGGGAGGCCTCATTGAGCAACCGTTCGGATGAGCGCTCGGTCTTCAGGATGATCCGGTCTGCATACTTGCGCAACTGCGCTTCTTCTTCCCGGGTCAGGTCCTTGCCGGTGTAGATGATCACCGGCACCGTATCGTAGTCGTCACTGCCGTGCAGCGTCTCCAGCAACTCGAAGCCGGTCATGTCCGGCAGCGTCAGGTCGAGAATCATGCAATCGAACACCTGATTGCGCAGCGCCTCCAGCGCCTCGGCACCATTCACGACCGCGGTGATTTCGACCCCTTTCTGGTCGAACAGCTCCCGGATTCCTTCGTGCTGGATCTCGCTGTCCTCCACCACCAGCAAGCGGCGCACATTCTTCGAGATTGCTGTCTCGATCTTGGCGAAGGCACCGAGAATCTGGTCCTTGTTCACCGGTTTGGTGAGGAAATCGATCGCGCCGAGATCCAGCGCCTTCTTGCGCTCGTCCTTGCCGGACAGGAAATGCACCGGAATATCCTTGGTGCGCGCGTCTGCCTTGAGGCGTTCCATGACTTCCCAGCCATCCATGCCCGGCAGACCGATATCCAGAATGATGGCGCTGGGACGGTAATGCCGCGCGTACTCCAGGCCCGACTCGCCATCGTGACAGACATGCCCTTCCAGACCGTAGTCGGCGGCCAGATCCACCAGTACCTTGGCGAAATCGCCATCGTCCTCGATGATCAGTACGCTTTTCTCACGCACGGTGAAGCCTTCATCGTCGGCGCTGCCCGCCTGGCTTGCCTCACCGGCGGCCTGCAGTACGCCGCCGAGGGTGCCCGCCCCGCCGTTGACGTGCAGCATGGCGGCGCTGGTGCTGTCATCGTGGAACGACGGATCGACGGTATCCACGCTGCCCAGCGGCAGGTAGAGCATGAAGGTGCAGCCCATGCCCTCGCCTTCGCTGTAGATGTCGATTTCCCCACCCAGCAAGCGTGCCAGCTCGCGGGAAATCGTCAGACCCAGCCCGGTGCCGCCGTACTTGCGGCTGGTGGTGCCGTCAGCCTGCTGGAACGCTTCGAATATCAGCCGCTGCTTGTCGGTGGCAATGCCGATGCCCGTGTCGATGACCGAGAAACGTACGGTCTGGCCCGGCACCAGATGCCGCCCGGGCAGTTTGTCATCTTCGCCCGGCAGGTCCATGCGCAGGGTCACGCTGCCCTGATCGGTGAATTTCATGGCATTGGACAGCATGTTCTTGAGCACCTGCTCAAGCCGCTGGCGGTCCGTGAACATGCGCTCCGGCAAGGTGTCGCCCAGCGCCACCTCGAATTTCAGCCCACGGTCTTCAGCCACATGGGTAAAGTTGCGGCGGAAATGCTCGGCCAGCTCGTTCATGTGGATATCGTCAATGATGATATCCATCTTGCCTTCCTCGATCTTGGAGATATCGAGAATGTCATTGATCAGGGACAGCAGGTCCGTACCGGCAGAATGGATAACCGACGCGTGTTCGCGCTGCTTTTCATCCAGATTACCGCGCTTGTTTTCAGCCAGCGCGTTGGACAGGATCAGGATGCTGTTGAGCGGGGTGCGCAGCTCGTGGGACATGGTCGACAGGAACTCGGACTTGTAGCGCGAGGACATTTCCAGCTCGCGTACCTTTTCTTCCAGCTCCTGATGCAGGATTTCCAGTTCCTGGTTCTTCTTGGTGACCTCAGCCTTCTGCTCGGACATCAGCCTGGCCTGGGCCTCCAGTTCTTCGTTGGTGACGCGCAGCTCTTCCTGCTGGGCCTGCAGGCTTTCTTCCGAAGCGCGCAGCGCCTGCGTTTGTGCCTCCAGTTCTTCATTGATGGCTTTCAGCTCTTCCTGCTGCTGCTGCAAGCGTGATTCAGAGGCCGACAACTCCATGGCCTGCTCTTCCAGATCTTCGTTGACCTTGCTCAGTGCCTGCTTCTGGGCCTCGAGCTCTTCCGCCTGCTGACGGGTCTGTTCCAGCATATGGGCCAGCCGCACGCGGCTCTGCGCCGTGTGCACGGAAATGGCAAGATGACGAACGCCCTGCTCCAGGAAGGCCAGGTCGTCTTCCGTGAACTCGCGGAATGCAGCAATCTCGAGCACGCCCTTGAGCTCATCTTCCAGCGCGATGGGCGTGACAATCACGTTGCGTGGCGTGGCCTCCCCAGTGGCCGATGTGATGCTCAGGTAATCATCGGGCACCCGCTGCAGCAGGATCTGCTTTTGTTCGAGGGCGGATTGCCCCACCAGCGCTTCACCCAGCGCAAACTCGTTAGCGATGTTCTTGCGTCGCTGCAAGGCATAGGAACTGCTCAGGCGCAATTTTTCGGTGGCCTGATCATAAACATAGAAGGCCCCGATCTGGGCATCCAGGGTCGGCACCAGGTAGTTGAGCATGTTGCTGCCCAGCTGCTGCAGCGTCATGTCGCCGCGCATACGGTCATTGAGTTCGGCAAGCTGGGTCTTCAGACGTTCTTCACGCTGGTCTTCGTCGCGGCGGAACTTGAGGGTGTCGCGCATCTTGCGGATGGCGTAGAGCAGTCGACCTGTCTCGTCGCGGCTCTCCACTGCGATTTCCGCATCCCAGTCGCCTTCGGCAATGGTCCGCGCAACGTTCACCGCATACTGAAGGCGGCGACTGATGCCCCGCGTAATGGCCCAGGCGACCAGGCTCAACAGGACCAGCGCCAGAATGCTGACCACCAGGCCGAAGCGCTGGGTGGCGCGACTGTCTTCGCGCGCTTCGTTAAGCTTGTGGCGGAAACCCTCGTAACGGCGCTGCTCGAACGCCCGCTGCATCTCTTCGTACTGGGCCTGCAAGGCACGGATCTGGATGGTGACGGCCTGCGCCTCTTCCTCGGTGACTTCCCCGGCCACCATGGCCCGTGTCAGGTCGTCACCCATGCCGAGGTAGGTGTCCAGAACCTCCAGCAACTGTCCAATTTCTTCAGCCAGCTCCGGCGCATCAATGCGGATATCCTCCAGCCCCTGCATGAACTCGTCGGACAAGCGACGCGCACGGGCATAGAGCTCCGGGCTGCCCTGGTTCATGGCCTGGATGGCGGCCTCGCGCATCTGCGCGTAGCGGATATTGTTTTCGTTGACCATCTCCAGGACATGGAAGTCCTGCTGCTCGATGGCGGTAATCTGGCGGATGCTGTCTTCCGCCATGTAATAGCCGTAAAGGAAGTACGCCATGAAGGCGAGGATGCCCATAGCCGCGACCGACACGATCTTCAGCCGGATGGACAGTTGCTTGAACCAGCTCATCAGGGTCCCCTTGACTGCAAGCCTGTGCCGCAATGCGGCAAACATTGTTGTAGGTAGCTGCTGCCTGGCTCTGCAGCCGGGTCAGACGAAGTTCGTAGGCTAGCAGAATATCCGGATCAGAGACAATAAAATACCTCAGCAGACCCACTTAGGCGGCTGATTTGTATGGATTTTATTACCGTTGGTGATATCAGTGTGCCAGCATGGGGCAAGACAGAGAGGGAAAACGGGGGCCGCAGGAACTGGTGCCCGGGGCCGGACTTGAACCGGCACGTCCCGAAGGACAAGGGATTTTAAGTCCCATGCGTCTACCAATTTCGCCACCCGGGCCGGGTGAGAGGGGCTCAGGGCCGACCCTGCAATCGGGTCAGACCTGTAAAGATGGAGGCGCGGGTCGGAATCGAACCGGCGTATACGGAGTTGCAGTCCGCTGCATAACCACTCTGCCACCGCGCCTGAAACAAAAAACCCCGGAGGTCCCGAGGTTGGCAAATCTGGAGCGGGAAACGAGACTCGAACTCGCGACCCCAACCTTGGCAAGGTTGTGCTCTACCAACTGAGCTATTCCCGCATGCTGACTGTTGCAGCGCCGTGGATTCTACCGGAGGCCCCCGGCGTGTCAAGCCAACATTACACTCTGGCGTACTGACTGCACAATGTTTGCCCAGCGTTCGGCATCCGCGCCGTTCAGGCGCCACCCTTGCGCGGCCACAGCTGCGGCCAGGCCGCACGCAGATAGCTCATCATGGACCAGAGCGTCAGGAACATGGCCACGTACAACAGCGTGTAGGAGAACCAGAGGAACGGCGTCATGAGCAGTTCCCCCGCCTTGGTCTTGCCCGGCGTCTGCAGCAGCAAGGCCGTAATCGCCACAATCTGCACCACCGTCTTCACCTTGCCGACGCTGCTGACCGCGACCCGTGCCCGGGCGCCGATTTCCGCCATCCACTCCCGCAGGGCGGACACCGCGATCTCGCGCGAGATAATGACGATGGCTGGGACGGCTATCCACGCGGTGGCGTGATTCTGCACCAGCAGGACCAGTGCCGCCGCCACCATCAGCTTGTCGGCCACCGGGTCCAGAAACGCACCGAAACGGCTGGTGAGCTGCATCCGGCGAGCCAGATAACCGTCAAGCATATCCGTCAGCCCCGCCGTCACGAAGATGCCCGCGGTGAGCCAGGCACTCCACTGGCCCGGCAGATAGAATGCCAGCATGAACACCGGAATCAGGGCCAACCGCGCCAGGGTAATAAGGTTCGGCAGATTCAGGTTGGGCGGTGCCGGGTTTGGATTATCTGGCATGCGTACAACAACTCCTTGAGGCAAGCTCGTAATTATAGCCTCATCGTCACAGACCATGCAGCCGCCGTCACGCCCATCAGGGATTAATCATGTAACCAGGCGTACACGGTTTCGGCCATCGCATGACTGATTCCGGGCGCCTGGGCGAGCGATTCCACCGAAGCATTGCGCAACTGCTGCAGGCCACCGAAGTGATGCAGCAGCTGCTGCCGGCGCCGCGGCCCGATACCGGGAATGCCCTCCAGGGCCGAGCCACTGCGCGTCTTGCCGCGTCGCGCCCGGTGGCCGGTGATGGCAAAACGATGGGCTTCATCGCGCACCTGCTGCAGCAGATGCAGGCCAGGATCATCCGCTGCAGGCGTGATCACCGTGCCATCCGGTCGGTGCAGCAGCTCCAGCCCGGCCTTGCGCGACGGCCCCTTGCTGATCCCCAGCATCGGCAATGTGGCCAGACCGATGGCGGCCAGCGCATCGTGAACGCTGCGCACCTGCCCCTTGCCGCCATCGATGAGCAACAGGTCCGGCAGGGGCTTGCCCTCTTTCGTGACCCGCTGGTAGCGCCGCGTGACCGCCTCGGCCAGGGCCGCGTAATCATCACCCCCCTGCACCGGATTGACATTGAAACGCCGGTAGTCACCCTTGATAGCCCCTTCCGGACCGAACACCACGCAGGAAGCCACGGCCTGCTCGCCGGACGTATGGCTGATGTCGAAGCATTCAATTCGCCCTGGCGGGGTCGGCACCCGGAGCAATGACGCCAGGGCACTGTAGCGCTGGCTGATGTTGTCCCGGTTGGCCAGTGCACCGATCAGTGTCTGCTCGGCGTTGTCGCGCGCCAGACGCAACCAGCCCTGCCGCTCACCGCGTACCACATGGGCAAAGCGGACCCGGCGCTGCCGCGCAGCACGCAGGGCCTCACCGAGTGCCTCCACGCCATCGACACGGCGGTCCAGAATGACCTCGGCCGGCAACGCCTGATCGCCGTTGTCGCCCAGGTAATACTGCCCGAGAAAGGCCTCCAGAATATCCTCCTCGGTATCCTCCGAGCGAACTCTCGGATAATAGCTGTGATGCCCCAGCACCCTGCCCTGACGCACCACCAGCAGTTCGACCACCGCCATCCCGTGCCGCGCCACCACCGCCAGCACATCCACATCACCGCGCTGTGTGTCCACGTACTGCTTCTGCTGCACCAGGCGTATGGCGGCGATCTGATCGCGGATTTCGGCTGCCTTCTCGAAGTCCAGTGCCTCGGCGGCCTGCTGCATGCGCGCCTCCAGTGCCGCGCTGACCTGATCATCGCGGCCATCCAGGAAGTCGATGGCCAGCGCCACCTGATGACGATACTCCTCCTCACTCACCAGCCCGACACAGGGCGCCGTGCAACGCCGTATCTGATACTGCAGGCAGGGCCGGGTGCGGTTGTTGAAGTAGCTGTCCCGGCAATTGCGCAGCTGGAAGACCTTTTCCACCGTGCTCAGCCCTTCGCGCACGCTGGCCGCACTGGGATAGGGTCCGAAATAGCGGCTCTGGCCACGGCGCTGGCCACGATGAAAGCCGATGCGCGGGAACGTCTGCTCCACGCTGATGCGGATATAGGGATAGGATTTGTCGTCACGCAGCAGGATGTTGTACGGCGGGCGGTGTTGCTTGATCAGGGCCTGCTCCAGCAGCAGGGCCTCTGTCTCGTCATGGGTGACCGTGGTCTGCACGCCAGCGACCCGGGCCACCAGGGCGCGCGTCTTGATCGCCTCGACATTTTTCTGGAAGTAACTGCCCAGACGGGCCCGCAGATCACGCGCCTTGCCGATATACAACACGCGACCGTCTGCATCGAGCATGCGATAGACGCCCGGCTTGCGGCTGCAATGACGTAAAAAAGACGCGGCATCAAAGCCGCGTCCCGGGGTTTCACTGGACACTGTGGTCTCTAGCTCGCGAGTTCGGTCTCCAGCATACCGTGGCGCAATGCTACCAGGGTCATTTCCACGTCGCTGGCGATGCCTAACTTGTCGAAGATGCGGTAACGGTAGGTGTTTACCGTCTTCGGGGACAGGCACAGTTTATCAGAGATGTCCTGCACCTTGTGACAGTTGACGATCATGATCATGATCTGCAATTCACGCTCGGACAGCAGCTCGAACGGCGTCGCTTCGGGCCGATAGGGCTTGAGCGCCATGGCCTGGGCAATATGCGGGCTGATGTAGCGCTGGCCGACATGCACGACCCGGATGGCCCGCACCATTTCCTCGACATCGGCGCCCTTGGTGATATAGCCGACGGCCCCGGCACGCAGCAGGCGTGACGGAAACGGCTCTTCCTCGCACACGGTGACCGCGATGACCCGGATGGCGTCATTGGCGCGCACCA
This region of Isoalcanivorax indicus genomic DNA includes:
- the gspF gene encoding type II secretion system inner membrane protein GspF, giving the protein MPAFEFRSLDARGKVRKGMQEGDSARQVRQALRDKGWVPLEVREARDRKGGATLFSSLSRAGRLNTAEQALITRQLATLIRSGLPIEQALSAVARQAGRPHIERIVLAVRAKVTEGYSLARSMAEFPRAFPEMYRATVAAGEQSGHLEQVLEQLAEYLENRHDTGRSVMQSMIYPAFILVFSIVIITLMMTYVVPRMVEVFARNEEGLPALTRVMIVISDFFRDWLWLAVLLIIGGVVAFVQALKSPSFRMRVHQRLARMPLIGKLICTADSSRLASTLGILSRSGVPLVEALAISSQVVGNLAVREAVKQAASKVREGGNLSRALDASGYFPPMLVQMIASGEASGELDRMLSRAAEYQERELAGVVSTVVGLLGPAMLLTMASLVFLIVLAMMQPIMQMNALFAM
- the gspE gene encoding type II secretion system ATPase GspE, encoding METDLEEDLTPAVAARDVLPYSYARRHKVMLRTAAGQRELCCVPPVDIQILAEVRRWLGELPRVVTLDEGGFAGAMAITYEQQRGAAAEAADNLDGIDLASLAEALPETSDLLEQEDDAPIIRLINALLQEAIRENASDIHIETFERRLLVRMRVDGVLREVLAPRRELAPLLVSRIKVMARMDIAEKRIPQDGRISLRIGGRDVDVRVSTMPSTNGERVVLRLLDKQAGRLQLGHLGMGDVCYQEMMQQIHKPHGIILVTGPTGSGKTTTLYASLTELNDSSRNILTVEDPVEYQLEGIGQTQVSNKVDMTFARGLRAILRQDPDVVMIGEIRDLETAEIAVQASLTGHLVLSTLHTNTAVGAVTRLQDMGIEPFLLSSSLLGVMAQRLVRVLCSDCKTPYEASASERKLMGLGEDQQVTLYHPKGCDHCNQQGYRGRTGIYELVVVDDQMRELIHDRASEQHLERHARTRTPGIRTDGWRKVLAGDTTIEEVLRVTREG
- a CDS encoding response regulator, yielding MIRQNILVVDDHRENLIALEAILEAPNRNLVMATSGNEALQLALKQDFSLVLLDVQMPEMDGFEVAELMRQNRRTRSIPIIFVTAISKEQSYVFKGYQAGAVDYLFKPIDQQILEAKVNVFLDLDMQKRKLQQAVVQMKRLKDENERLLQALGEGVLGTDEQGRVTFCNDAACTLLGCDRDDLVGNALEQVLFSDADGQTPWQWDSSDLLRHCQEGATWRNDAPLYARARGDQTRCIEISASPINQQGDAFNGCVVLFRELTGEDLSSPERQARDARRYPRKKVFREMVLFDRTTGGNVGRLLNVSIDGFKLSTRKAIEEGQRMALSVVLPEQINGLNTMSFDARAVWCSPAGAGQDSGEFHAGFQFLDMNETGRCIVEALMEKY
- a CDS encoding chemotaxis protein CheB, whose translation is MQQRIQAVVMGASWGGLDAYTRILGKLPANLPVPVLLVQHQHPSGGDKLPWILDTRTALRVVAPTDKTPLEPGSVYVAPPGYHMLVDVDHTVCFSLAAPVNYSRPSIDELFFSAGHVFGSNVLGIILTGANDDGAAGITYIKQRGGITMAQSPVTAEARVMPEAAIATGCVDEIHDLDDMGDMISALVFGLQA
- a CDS encoding response regulator, whose product is MIQQKILMVDDQPANLVSLDAILEAPNRELIKAHSGPEALKVLLKEDISLVLLDVQMPGMDGFEVAELMRQRKDTQNIPIIFVTAISKEQKYVFKGYQSGAVDYLFKPLDPLILQSKVNFFLQLDEQRRELQAKLKEAQAYRAAYEAEKQRGGK
- a CDS encoding CheR family methyltransferase, with protein sequence MKTPEPASAPISDEQVNLEDIEIRLLLEAIYQLYGYDFRSYSKASLRRRVLHRLGMSGLPSIMAMTDKVLRDQQFFVTLLNDLTVNVTEMFRDPEFYRAFRDEVIPVLKTFPFIKIWHAGCATGEEIYSMAIMLEEEGLYDRAMLYATDIDKNVLAAAKKGIYSYAAVKQYSENYRRAGGKSSLADYYTAKYDGVIMDQRLKRNIVFADHDLATDQVFGEMNVIVCRNVLIYFDRELQQRVFRLFRDSLDMGGYLCLGTKESLRFSACEEHFEPVVADMRIFRKRQLMKRDTR